In Tenacibaculum pacificus, a single window of DNA contains:
- the acs gene encoding acetate--CoA ligase, with amino-acid sequence MMSSYHIKNLEEYFQVYRKSVATPELFWEEIAEEHFIWRKKWDTILNFDFNTPKIEWFKGAKLNITENCIDRHLQIRGDKTAILFEPNNPNDKAEHISYKELHKRVCKFANVLKDNGIKKGDRVCIYLPMIPELAISVLACARIGAVHSVVFAGFSSTALSTRINDCEAKMVITSDGSFRGTKTIDLKGIVDEALNDCECINTTLVVKRTHTTIEMKEGRDKWLQPLLDEASEICEPEIMDAEDPLFILYTSGSTGSPKGMLHTTAGYMVYTAYTFKNVFNYKENDVYWCTADIGWITGHSYIVYGPLANGATTVLFEGVPSYPDFGRFWEIIEKHKINQFYTAPTAIRALAKEKLDFVDKYNLSSLKVLGTVGEPINEEAWHWYNDNIGKKKSPIVDTWWQTETGGMMISPLPYITPTKPTYATLPLPGIQLSLMDENGAEIKGNQVDGRLCIKYPWPSMARTIWGNHQRYKETYFSAFENKYFTGDGALRDEVGYYRITGRVDDVIIVSGHNLGTAPIEDAVNEHPAVAESAIVGFPRDVKGNALYGYVILKDVGEGRDHDNLRREINQIITEHIGPIAKLNKIQFTIGLPKTRSGKIMRRILRKIAHNELDNLGDVSTLLNPEVVQSIIDNRL; translated from the coding sequence ATTATGAGTAGTTATCATATTAAAAATTTAGAAGAATATTTTCAAGTGTACCGTAAGTCTGTTGCTACTCCTGAATTATTTTGGGAAGAAATAGCTGAAGAACACTTTATATGGAGAAAAAAATGGGATACGATTTTAAATTTTGATTTTAACACACCTAAAATAGAATGGTTTAAAGGTGCTAAATTAAATATTACAGAAAATTGTATCGATAGACATTTACAGATAAGAGGAGATAAAACGGCTATATTATTTGAACCAAACAATCCTAATGATAAAGCTGAGCATATTTCTTATAAAGAATTACATAAAAGAGTCTGTAAATTTGCAAATGTTTTAAAAGATAACGGAATTAAAAAAGGTGATAGAGTTTGTATCTATCTACCTATGATTCCTGAATTAGCAATTTCAGTATTAGCTTGTGCTAGAATAGGAGCAGTACATTCGGTAGTTTTTGCAGGATTTTCATCAACAGCTTTATCAACAAGAATAAATGATTGTGAAGCTAAAATGGTTATTACTTCGGATGGTTCTTTTCGTGGTACAAAAACAATCGATTTAAAAGGTATTGTAGATGAAGCATTAAACGATTGTGAATGTATAAATACTACTTTAGTTGTAAAAAGAACACACACAACTATTGAAATGAAAGAAGGTCGTGATAAATGGTTACAACCTTTATTAGATGAAGCTTCTGAAATTTGTGAACCAGAAATAATGGATGCAGAAGATCCTTTATTTATTTTATACACTTCAGGTTCTACAGGTAGTCCAAAAGGAATGTTACACACGACTGCTGGATACATGGTTTATACAGCTTATACTTTTAAAAATGTATTCAATTATAAAGAAAATGATGTGTATTGGTGTACAGCCGATATCGGTTGGATTACAGGACACAGTTATATTGTATATGGTCCGTTAGCAAATGGCGCAACTACCGTATTATTTGAAGGCGTACCGAGTTATCCTGATTTTGGTCGTTTTTGGGAAATCATAGAAAAACATAAAATTAATCAATTTTATACCGCTCCAACAGCAATTAGAGCGTTAGCAAAAGAAAAGTTAGATTTTGTAGATAAATATAATTTATCATCATTAAAAGTATTAGGAACAGTTGGTGAGCCTATAAATGAAGAAGCTTGGCATTGGTATAATGATAATATCGGAAAGAAAAAAAGTCCTATTGTAGATACTTGGTGGCAAACTGAAACAGGTGGTATGATGATTTCGCCATTACCATATATTACACCAACAAAACCAACGTATGCAACCTTACCATTACCAGGAATTCAATTATCTTTAATGGATGAAAATGGTGCAGAAATAAAAGGAAATCAAGTTGATGGACGTTTATGTATCAAATATCCTTGGCCAAGTATGGCAAGAACCATTTGGGGAAATCATCAAAGATATAAAGAAACCTATTTTTCAGCTTTTGAAAATAAATATTTTACAGGAGATGGCGCTTTACGTGATGAGGTTGGGTATTACAGAATTACAGGTAGAGTAGATGATGTAATTATTGTTTCAGGACATAATTTAGGAACTGCTCCTATAGAAGATGCCGTAAATGAACATCCTGCAGTAGCAGAAAGTGCTATTGTTGGTTTTCCACGTGATGTAAAAGGAAACGCTTTATATGGATATGTTATTTTAAAAGATGTTGGAGAAGGAAGAGACCATGATAATTTACGAAGAGAAATCAATCAAATTATAACCGAACATATAGGACCTATTGCAAAATTGAATAAAATACAATTTACTATAGGATTACCAAAAACAAGGTCAGGTAAAATAATGCGTCGTATCTTGCGAAAAATTGCACATAACGAATTAGATAATTTAGGCGATGTTTCTACATTATTAAATCCAGAGGTAGTGCAAAGTATTATTGATAATAGATTGTAA
- a CDS encoding Crp/Fnr family transcriptional regulator has protein sequence MVNIRTYLEKSLTINDSDWQFFTSRLTLIKVKKRTKLLNLGEVENHISFLDKGIVRFFIPKESKEKEITFGFCFSNEFVSAYDSFLTKSPSLYELETLTDVEMWRMTYDDLQEVYNQTSIGNALGRLSSERLYLIKSKREQSLLNETAEERYLKLFDERPNLIKEIPLKYIASYIGVTAQALSRIRRRIT, from the coding sequence ATTGTAAATATTAGAACCTATCTAGAAAAATCACTAACAATTAATGATAGTGATTGGCAATTTTTTACATCTAGATTAACACTAATAAAAGTAAAGAAACGTACAAAACTTTTAAATTTAGGTGAAGTAGAAAATCATATTTCATTTCTAGATAAAGGTATTGTACGTTTTTTTATCCCAAAAGAAAGTAAAGAAAAAGAAATTACTTTCGGATTTTGTTTTAGTAATGAGTTTGTAAGTGCTTATGATTCTTTTTTAACAAAATCACCATCATTATACGAATTAGAAACGCTTACTGATGTAGAAATGTGGCGTATGACTTATGATGATTTACAAGAGGTATATAATCAAACAAGTATTGGAAATGCTTTAGGAAGATTATCTTCAGAGCGTTTATATTTGATAAAATCAAAAAGAGAACAATCGTTATTAAATGAAACAGCCGAAGAACGTTATTTAAAGTTATTTGATGAACGCCCTAACTTAATAAAAGAAATTCCGCTAAAATATATTGCTTCTTATATTGGCGTAACAGCTCAGGCTTTAAGCCGTATTAGACGACGAATTACTTAA
- a CDS encoding acyl-CoA desaturase, protein MTIVVFIIFLWYSGLFFQTFFLHRYAAHQTFTMSKFAEKVCFVFTWLFQGSNYLSAYGYGVMHRMHHAYADTEKDPHSPKYDSNLFKMMWRTKNVYQDINNQRIEVEPKFTKNVPQWKSFDDFASSKFSRLTWGALYVVFFAFFATAWWQWLFLPVAFLMAPIHGVIINWFAHIYGYVNFKVSDTSKNLFPFDFLMMGEGYHNNHHANGGRANFGGVRWREVDVTYCIMIILDKLRLIKLK, encoded by the coding sequence ATGACAATAGTAGTTTTTATTATTTTTTTATGGTATTCAGGATTGTTTTTTCAAACGTTCTTTTTACATAGATATGCCGCACATCAAACATTTACAATGTCAAAATTTGCCGAAAAAGTATGTTTTGTATTTACTTGGCTTTTTCAAGGTTCTAATTATTTAAGTGCGTATGGTTATGGAGTTATGCACAGAATGCATCATGCGTATGCTGATACAGAGAAAGACCCGCATTCGCCTAAATACGATAGTAATTTATTTAAAATGATGTGGCGTACTAAAAACGTATACCAAGATATAAATAATCAAAGAATTGAAGTTGAACCTAAATTCACCAAAAACGTACCACAATGGAAAAGCTTTGATGACTTTGCAAGTTCTAAATTCTCTAGATTAACTTGGGGAGCTTTATATGTAGTGTTTTTCGCATTTTTTGCAACTGCTTGGTGGCAATGGTTATTTTTGCCTGTTGCTTTTTTGATGGCACCAATACACGGAGTTATTATTAATTGGTTTGCTCATATTTACGGTTACGTAAACTTTAAAGTTAGCGATACATCTAAAAATTTATTTCCTTTTGATTTTTTAATGATGGGCGAGGGTTATCATAACAATCACCATGCGAACGGAGGGCGTGCAAATTTTGGTGGCGTAAGATGGCGTGAAGTAGATGTTACGTATTGTATCATGATTATTTTAGATAAGTTGCGATTGATTAAATTGAAATAA
- a CDS encoding ABC transporter ATP-binding protein, translated as MQHQHKISSKKNLKKKTKVTMVTAFKTIIWPKRNLVFIGLILIVLSRLASLVLPWKSKELLDYVIPNKDYNQLYELLLIVGIAILVQSITSFLLTRILSVQAQYLISELRAKVQKKVLSLPISFFDNTKSGALVSRIMSDVEGVRNLIGTGLVQLVGGTITAVISMILLIRISLSMTIFVLIPVAVFGVVALKAFKYIRPIFKKRRVINAEVKGRLTETLGGVRVIKAFNAEAQENESFEKGVALLFQNVKKGLTATAIMTSSSAFLLGIASTGIMGIGGYKIMTGELTVGDFLSFTLLLGFMIAPIVQMSNIGSQLTEALAGLDRTEELMNMEAEEDNENRVIQLEDIKGELVFDNVSFSYEAGKEVLKDISFQVPSGTVTALVGSSGSGKSTIAGLSATFLNPIAGKITIDNQDMSKVKLSSYRKHLGVVLQDEFLFEGTIRDNILFPRPNASEEELQNAVKAAYVNEFTDRFEDGLNTLIGERGVKLSGGQRQRLAIARAILANPKIIILDEATSSLDTESEALIQKSLSELIKDRTTIVIAHRLSTIKQADQILVIEAGGIVERGTHNELIAKKGRYFELYTYQAKI; from the coding sequence ATGCAACATCAACATAAAATATCTTCAAAAAAAAACCTTAAAAAGAAAACAAAGGTTACAATGGTTACGGCTTTTAAAACTATTATTTGGCCAAAACGAAATTTAGTTTTTATCGGTTTGATATTAATTGTTTTAAGCCGATTAGCAAGTTTAGTTTTGCCATGGAAAAGTAAGGAATTATTAGATTATGTTATCCCTAATAAAGATTATAATCAATTATACGAATTGCTATTGATTGTCGGAATTGCTATTTTAGTACAATCAATTACATCCTTTTTATTAACTCGAATTTTAAGTGTACAGGCTCAATATTTGATATCAGAATTAAGAGCAAAAGTCCAAAAGAAAGTACTGTCTTTACCAATTAGTTTTTTTGATAATACTAAATCAGGTGCTTTAGTTTCTCGAATTATGAGTGATGTAGAAGGTGTTCGTAATTTGATAGGAACAGGATTAGTACAGTTAGTCGGTGGAACTATAACGGCTGTAATTTCGATGATTTTGTTAATTAGAATAAGTTTATCGATGACAATATTTGTATTGATTCCTGTTGCAGTATTTGGAGTTGTTGCTTTAAAAGCATTCAAATATATCCGACCAATATTTAAAAAAAGGCGTGTAATTAATGCTGAAGTAAAAGGACGATTAACCGAAACTTTAGGCGGTGTTAGAGTGATAAAAGCCTTTAATGCGGAAGCACAAGAAAACGAATCTTTTGAAAAAGGAGTTGCTCTTTTATTCCAAAACGTAAAAAAAGGATTAACGGCAACAGCTATTATGACAAGTTCATCTGCCTTTTTGCTAGGAATTGCTTCTACAGGAATTATGGGAATTGGCGGTTATAAAATTATGACAGGTGAATTAACCGTTGGTGATTTTTTATCGTTTACGCTTTTACTTGGTTTTATGATTGCTCCAATTGTACAGATGAGTAATATCGGAAGTCAATTAACAGAAGCTTTAGCGGGTTTAGATAGAACCGAAGAATTAATGAATATGGAAGCCGAAGAAGACAATGAAAATCGTGTTATTCAATTAGAAGATATTAAAGGAGAATTAGTTTTTGATAATGTTTCTTTTTCTTATGAAGCAGGAAAAGAGGTTTTAAAAGATATAAGTTTTCAAGTGCCATCAGGAACGGTAACAGCGTTGGTTGGAAGTTCGGGGTCGGGAAAATCTACAATTGCAGGTTTATCTGCTACTTTTTTAAATCCAATAGCAGGAAAAATAACAATTGATAATCAAGATATGTCAAAAGTTAAATTAAGTAGTTATAGAAAACATTTAGGCGTTGTTTTACAAGACGAGTTTTTATTTGAAGGAACTATTAGAGATAATATTTTATTTCCAAGACCAAATGCTTCAGAAGAAGAATTACAGAATGCTGTAAAAGCTGCTTATGTAAATGAATTTACAGACAGGTTTGAAGATGGATTAAATACATTAATCGGAGAAAGAGGTGTAAAACTTTCAGGAGGTCAGCGCCAACGTTTGGCAATTGCTCGGGCTATTTTAGCAAATCCGAAAATTATTATTTTAGATGAAGCAACTTCTAGTTTAGATACTGAAAGTGAAGCATTGATTCAAAAAAGTTTATCAGAATTAATAAAAGACAGAACAACAATAGTAATTGCACACAGATTAAGTACCATTAAACAAGCGGATCAAATTTTAGTGATAGAAGCAGGGGGTATTGTTGAACGTGGTACACATAATGAATTAATAGCTAAAAAAGGAAGATATTTTGAATTGTATACGTATCAAGCAAAAATTTAA
- a CDS encoding DUF6503 family protein, which translates to MKKIVLLIAISTVFFACKKEVKNKAENNITENKKAISKYPDALDAIFNAHGGIDNWQKMKTLSFGLNKEEHTTDLHSRKTVINSADYSLGFDGKDVWVSDTTAYKKDPKFYYNLYFYFYAMPYVLADDGIIYSETTSLEFEGKKYPGIKISYKSNVGSSSDDNYYMYYDAVTKKMSWLGYTVTYFSKTASDKIKLIRYNDWEKVNGFLLPKSLTWYQKDTKGNPTKPDGKPIEFLLPLLSEKSLGVSFYQKPAK; encoded by the coding sequence ATGAAAAAAATAGTATTACTAATAGCAATAAGCACAGTCTTTTTTGCTTGTAAAAAAGAAGTTAAAAATAAGGCAGAAAATAATATCACAGAAAATAAAAAAGCAATATCAAAATATCCTGATGCTTTAGATGCTATTTTTAATGCACACGGTGGTATTGATAATTGGCAAAAAATGAAGACTTTATCTTTCGGGTTAAATAAAGAAGAACATACTACGGATTTACATTCAAGGAAAACGGTTATAAATTCTGCGGATTATTCTTTAGGTTTTGATGGTAAAGATGTTTGGGTTTCTGATACGACTGCTTATAAAAAAGATCCAAAATTTTATTATAACCTTTATTTTTATTTCTATGCGATGCCTTATGTATTGGCAGATGATGGAATAATTTATTCTGAAACAACTTCGTTAGAGTTTGAAGGAAAAAAATATCCAGGGATTAAAATATCATATAAATCAAATGTAGGCTCTTCATCTGATGATAATTATTATATGTATTATGACGCAGTTACTAAAAAAATGAGTTGGTTAGGTTACACGGTTACTTATTTCAGTAAAACAGCTTCGGATAAAATCAAGCTTATTCGATATAATGATTGGGAAAAAGTTAATGGTTTTTTATTACCTAAATCTTTAACTTGGTATCAAAAAGATACAAAAGGTAACCCAACAAAACCAGACGGAAAACCAATAGAGTTTTTATTACCTTTATTAAGTGAAAAATCATTAGGTGTTTCTTTTTATCAAAAACCAGCTAAATAA
- a CDS encoding GNAT family N-acetyltransferase — protein MITTRKATLEDLPILLEFEQGIIDFERPYDYTLKEDRISYYDIKEMILADDVEVIIAVDTTENTTINNQIIVGSGYARIEKAKPYLKHDTFVYLGFMFVAPTYRGKGINKLVIDALHTWAKSKNIFESRLEVYADNHGAIKAYQKTDFKSLIVRMRRSLL, from the coding sequence ATGATTACAACAAGAAAAGCTACTTTAGAAGATTTACCGATTCTTTTAGAATTTGAACAAGGTATTATTGACTTCGAACGTCCTTATGATTACACATTAAAAGAAGATAGAATATCATATTATGATATTAAAGAAATGATTTTAGCAGATGATGTAGAAGTAATCATAGCGGTTGATACAACTGAAAATACAACAATTAATAATCAAATAATAGTAGGTTCGGGTTATGCCAGAATTGAAAAAGCAAAACCGTATCTTAAACATGATACTTTTGTTTATTTGGGGTTTATGTTTGTAGCACCTACATATCGAGGAAAAGGAATTAATAAATTAGTGATTGATGCTTTACATACTTGGGCAAAAAGCAAAAATATCTTTGAATCTCGGTTAGAAGTATATGCTGATAACCATGGAGCTATAAAAGCGTATCAAAAAACAGATTTTAAAAGTCTTATTGTAAGAATGCGTAGAAGTTTACTTTAA
- a CDS encoding BaiN/RdsA family NAD(P)/FAD-dependent oxidoreductase, translated as MKKSIAIIGGGASALFTASFLDTTKFDVTIYEKKKSVGRKFLVAGDGGFNLSHGEEIDLMITRYTPPYFLKNALLNFSNDDLRKWLLSIGIPTFVGSSNRIYPEKGIKPISVLSKIKQFNIDKGVQFSHNYEWKGWNDKNELIFNDSTIIKADYTIFSMGGASWKITGSDGAWSSIFSDKSIKTMPFSPANCAYQIKWKSEFILKNEGNPLKNIALSCLNKTQKGELVITKFGLEGNAIYALSPEIQSQLSEGKKATIYLDLKPMFTFDDILKKITSSNYRTTDILKRTLKLSPPQIELLKTLLSKEEYTNKEILAKKIKALPLVIESSALLNEAISTTGGIALNEVNQNFELNKLKNTFCIGEMLDWNAPTGGYLLQACFSMGVYVAKHLNKNISN; from the coding sequence ATGAAAAAATCAATAGCCATTATTGGTGGCGGGGCATCGGCACTTTTTACAGCATCTTTTTTAGATACGACTAAATTTGATGTTACTATTTATGAGAAAAAAAAATCGGTAGGAAGAAAATTTCTTGTTGCTGGTGATGGTGGATTTAATTTGAGTCATGGCGAAGAAATTGATTTAATGATTACAAGATACACACCTCCTTATTTTTTGAAAAATGCGTTATTGAATTTTTCAAATGATGATTTAAGAAAATGGCTTCTTAGTATCGGAATTCCAACATTTGTTGGAAGTAGTAATCGTATCTATCCTGAAAAAGGAATTAAACCGATTAGCGTTTTATCGAAAATTAAACAATTTAATATTGATAAAGGTGTTCAGTTTTCACACAATTACGAATGGAAAGGTTGGAACGATAAAAATGAATTAATTTTTAATGATTCAACTATTATAAAAGCAGATTACACCATTTTTTCGATGGGTGGCGCTAGTTGGAAAATTACAGGTTCTGATGGAGCTTGGTCAAGTATTTTTTCAGATAAAAGCATAAAAACAATGCCTTTTTCACCTGCTAATTGTGCATATCAAATAAAATGGAAATCAGAATTTATTTTAAAAAACGAAGGAAATCCGTTAAAAAACATAGCTCTTTCTTGCTTAAATAAAACTCAAAAAGGAGAATTAGTAATCACAAAATTTGGCTTAGAAGGAAATGCTATTTACGCCTTGAGTCCTGAAATACAATCGCAACTTTCTGAAGGTAAAAAAGCAACTATTTATTTAGATTTAAAACCAATGTTTACTTTTGATGATATCTTAAAAAAAATAACATCTTCTAATTACAGAACTACAGATATTCTGAAAAGAACTTTAAAATTAAGTCCGCCTCAAATTGAACTCTTAAAAACTCTTTTATCTAAAGAAGAATATACAAATAAAGAAATTCTTGCTAAAAAAATAAAGGCTTTACCACTTGTTATAGAAAGTTCTGCACTATTAAATGAAGCGATTTCTACAACTGGTGGAATTGCCTTAAATGAAGTTAACCAAAACTTTGAACTTAATAAATTAAAAAATACTTTTTGTATTGGCGAAATGCTTGATTGGAATGCTCCAACTGGTGGTTATTTATTACAAGCCTGTTTTAGTATGGGCGTTTATGTTGCTAAACATTTAAATAAAAACATTTCTAATTAA
- a CDS encoding MIP/aquaporin family protein, whose amino-acid sequence MKKKYISELIGTFALIFCGTGAMTVNEITGGTDLTHTGVAITWGLIVMAMIYSFGEISGAHFNPAVTIAFAYAKKFEWKEVPKYILAQLIGALLASCMLWILFPESEYFGATIPSIVPWRAFILEILLTFFLMLTIINVSSGSKEVGIMAGIAIGAVVLLEAMFAGPMTKASMNPVRSIAPALISGHLEHLWLYILAPILGALLAVVSCKLVKDDNCCNDGC is encoded by the coding sequence ATGAAGAAAAAATACATTTCAGAATTAATAGGAACATTTGCCTTAATATTCTGCGGAACAGGAGCGATGACGGTCAATGAAATAACAGGCGGAACAGATTTAACTCATACAGGTGTTGCTATAACTTGGGGATTAATTGTAATGGCAATGATATATTCTTTCGGAGAAATATCAGGAGCTCATTTTAACCCTGCGGTAACAATAGCTTTTGCTTATGCTAAAAAATTTGAATGGAAAGAAGTTCCAAAATATATTTTAGCACAATTAATAGGTGCATTATTAGCTAGTTGTATGTTATGGATATTATTTCCTGAAAGCGAATATTTTGGTGCTACAATACCATCAATAGTGCCATGGCGTGCATTTATTTTAGAAATACTGCTAACTTTCTTTTTAATGTTAACAATTATTAATGTTTCATCAGGAAGTAAAGAAGTTGGAATCATGGCAGGTATTGCTATTGGAGCTGTTGTTTTATTAGAAGCAATGTTTGCAGGTCCTATGACAAAAGCATCAATGAATCCTGTACGTTCTATTGCACCCGCTTTAATTTCAGGACATTTAGAGCATTTATGGTTATATATATTAGCTCCTATTTTAGGTGCTTTATTAGCTGTAGTTTCTTGTAAATTAGTTAAAGATGATAATTGTTGTAATGATGGATGTTAG
- a CDS encoding response regulator: protein MKFLLNVKSIPEKETIFKITIPNTFIQKNTEDKEILTIENNQNTTHNTVPLKTTPESKKSILIVEDNDDMRDYLKLVLKKYTITEVTNGQEALDVLKTATFNTIITDYMMPVMDGLELVKAVKNLGLKTPIVVITARLDDVGKLNMLRLGIDAYITKPFLEEQLRITITRSIALYDQINALEDKISPKEKISLENNSLLFDKQLKSYISDNIQNKNFGVDDLADLMNLSRSSVFRKTKLILGQTPNEVINEARLQKARILLDENPNIRKKELAEAIGVYNATYFYKKLEERFLIVRD, encoded by the coding sequence ATGAAGTTTTTATTAAATGTAAAAAGTATTCCTGAAAAAGAAACTATTTTTAAAATAACCATTCCTAATACTTTTATTCAAAAAAACACAGAAGATAAAGAAATATTAACCATAGAAAACAACCAAAACACAACACATAATACAGTCCCTTTAAAAACTACTCCAGAAAGCAAAAAATCTATTTTGATTGTAGAAGATAATGACGATATGCGTGATTATTTAAAATTAGTTTTAAAAAAATATACTATAACCGAAGTAACCAACGGACAAGAGGCTTTAGATGTTTTAAAAACCGCTACTTTTAATACCATAATAACTGACTATATGATGCCAGTAATGGATGGACTTGAGCTTGTAAAAGCTGTAAAAAACCTTGGTTTGAAAACACCTATAGTCGTTATTACTGCACGATTAGACGATGTTGGTAAACTAAATATGCTCCGTTTAGGAATTGATGCTTATATAACCAAACCTTTTTTAGAAGAACAATTACGAATTACAATAACACGTTCTATAGCTTTATATGACCAAATTAATGCTCTTGAAGATAAAATTTCTCCCAAAGAAAAAATTTCTTTAGAAAATAACTCTCTTCTTTTTGATAAACAATTAAAAAGCTATATTTCAGATAATATTCAAAATAAAAATTTTGGAGTAGATGATTTAGCTGATTTAATGAACTTATCAAGAAGTAGTGTTTTTAGAAAAACAAAACTTATTTTAGGACAAACTCCAAATGAGGTTATTAATGAAGCTCGACTTCAAAAAGCACGAATTCTTTTAGATGAAAATCCTAATATTAGAAAAAAAGAACTTGCTGAAGCAATAGGTGTGTATAATGCAACTTATTTTTACAAAAAATTAGAAGAACGCTTTTTAATAGTCCGTGATTAA
- a CDS encoding sensor histidine kinase, producing MILYYHSNYAYIGYYGEYQYIVIPLFTLFFFNEKYIHYGSLIISIAAFYLPNIYWKLYPEQYFGYLNALVLFLGVFLIVKFFKKLNNKNEQLLEIEKNKVLEDKILLEEQQIALKELEQFKSHFFVNLSHEIRTPLTLIKGYSSHIVFKDEDTENKQMMKKIQNQTQYIQNIVDNILDLSKLEENKLTLNKKPVDFSLLITKLYTDYQILFYKKNISFTISKVPNVNILIDEELFTSAINNLLHNALKFTDKKGKVCINVIYDKNLYIEIIDNGIGIPVEDMDKIFTRFFQSKNHITKSQGSGIGLSFTKNLIEAHEVFIKCKKYS from the coding sequence ATGATCCTATATTATCATTCTAATTATGCTTATATAGGATATTATGGCGAGTATCAATATATTGTAATTCCTTTGTTTACACTTTTCTTTTTTAATGAAAAATATATTCACTACGGTTCTTTAATTATTTCTATAGCTGCTTTTTATCTACCTAATATTTATTGGAAACTATATCCAGAGCAATATTTTGGATACCTAAACGCATTGGTATTATTTCTTGGTGTTTTTTTAATTGTAAAATTTTTCAAAAAATTAAACAACAAAAATGAACAATTACTTGAAATTGAAAAAAATAAAGTTTTAGAAGATAAAATATTATTAGAAGAACAACAAATTGCTTTAAAAGAACTAGAACAATTTAAGTCTCATTTTTTTGTAAACCTTTCTCATGAAATACGCACGCCTTTAACACTTATAAAAGGTTATTCTTCTCATATTGTTTTTAAAGATGAAGATACAGAGAATAAGCAAATGATGAAAAAGATACAAAACCAAACACAGTACATTCAAAATATTGTAGACAACATTTTAGATTTAAGTAAATTAGAAGAAAATAAATTAACTCTAAACAAAAAACCTGTTGACTTTTCGTTATTAATAACCAAATTATATACAGATTATCAAATTTTATTTTATAAAAAAAACATTTCATTTACCATTTCAAAAGTACCTAATGTAAACATATTAATAGATGAGGAATTATTTACAAGTGCTATCAATAATTTACTTCATAATGCGTTAAAATTTACTGATAAAAAAGGGAAAGTATGTATTAATGTTATTTATGATAAAAATTTATATATTGAAATTATTGATAATGGAATTGGTATTCCTGTAGAAGATATGGATAAAATTTTCACTCGTTTTTTTCAATCTAAAAATCATATTACTAAAAGTCAAGGAAGTGGAATCGGATTATCTTTCACCAAAAACCTAATAGAAGCACATGAAGTTTTTATTAAATGTAAAAAGTATTCCTGA